Within the Catalinimonas niigatensis genome, the region AAAGATGTATATAAGCAGGAGGAATATGGTTTCCCCCATGCTCACAACTTAGGATAAGGGCATAGGATGCCATGTTTCAAAAGTCTCATTTTCTTCAAGGCAGTCACAGAGCTCACCATAAATCAACTTTAGATTTTCTCTGTTGTAAATGCCATCCGCTAAATTTAATATTCGGCTTCCCAAAGAGCCTCGCAGCAGGATTGTATCCAAAGATGATGTCCAGGGTTGCATGGCTTCAGGGTACTGTTTTTGCACCAATTTATAAAGATGCATCCACAGTTGTTTGGCTCTCGCAGAGCTGCCTTTCCATTGAAAAAGGCTCAAATAGTCAATATTTTCAATATTTGTATTTTCTGCATCCTGGATTATGTTCTGAAAAATAGTATAAAGCGAGTCTACTGTCCATTGCTGTTGCTCTTCTAAACCAATAAGTTTACCTTCAATCAACATTTTAAGTACATGTGTGATAAGATTGAGAATGGCCAGGTCGGCCATTGGACTTTCCTGAATATCCAAAATCCTGATTTCAATAGAACCACGGTCAAATCTAGCAATGGCACCACGAGAATTTAACCATACGGCCTCCAACACATTATCCTTGTCTAGGGGTTTAGCGGCCTGAGTGATAGGATCGTAAATCAATTTTTGGTAATCAGCCTTATTAAAAGCTTGCTCAGGAATTACCCTGCCCGTAATTTGAGGAATACGCTTTTGATTCTGCTGATAATAGTCCAGACGTTTATCTAATTTTCCAGTGTATTGACTTTCCAGTATAGGTGAACTGGCAGTCAAAGCTGGCATGATAGGCATAAGAACACGTATGGCTGCATGTAATCTGGCAAATTCGTCATCGCCTGAAAAAGGTAAATTCAAGTGAGTACTTTGTAAATTAGACCAGCCATGACCTTTACAATTAAAGATGCGGTCATAGGTTTCATAAATTTCTTTGTTGCCATATGGCCAAAGCTGTGTTTCTTCAGCTGGGTTCATCCAGGGATGTGCTGCTGAAGGCATCAGTTTAGCATCAAAGCGGGTCAGCAACTGATTGATTTGCCGTATATTGGTGGCAAAGTCTTGCCCTAATTTCCAAAGATCAGCCGAAGGCTGGCTGCATTTAAGTTCAATAACGTGCCTTACCAATTCATTGGACCAGGTAACCGGACCATTCTCAAATTCATCAACATAATCCCCTGCGGCAGCTTTCAGTAACTCATCCGCAATGGGTTTGACATTCAGGGTATTTTTATCAACAATCATGTATTCCAGTTCTACTCCGTATGCCTGGAAAAGATGAAGAGGCTTGCGTTTTTGCATATTAATTTGATTTGACGCTTTGAAAGAGGGTATCCATAATTCTGAGATAAAGCTGATCTTTAATCATTTTATCTTCAATCCCACTGTCAATACTGGGATTGTCGTTTACTTCAATGACGTAATATTTGCCGTTTACTTCTTTGATGTCTACCCCATAAAGGCTATTTCCGATTAATTTTGTGGCTTTTAATGCGGTTTGGATCAATGCATCAGGAGCATCTTTCATGGCAACGGTTTCTGCTTTACCATCCTTGTCTCTTGCGTTGCTCCAGTTAATGATTTGCCAATGGTTGCGGGCCATAAAGTATTTACAGATGTAAAGCGGCTCATTATTGATGATTCCGATTCTCCAGTCAAAAGAAGTAGGCATAAATTCCTGGGCAATCAGCAGTTCGGAGCTTTGGAATAAGCTCTGCAAGGCAGGTACAAGTTCAGGTTCTGAATTGATCTTTACTACACCTTTTGAGAAGCAACTGTCAGGTTGTTTCAGTACCAGAGGGAAGCCAAAATCATAAAGTGCTGATACAGGAGTTTCTTTACGTACAATCAGGGATTTTGGCGTAGGAATCTGATTGGCTTGCAGCACCTCATTAAGATATACCTTGTTGGTACATTTTAAGATAGAATCTGAATCATCAATGACGACCAGTCCTTCTGATTCTCCTTTTTTTGCAAAGCGGAAGGTATGGTGGTTTACATTGGTTGTTTCCCTAATGAAGAGTGCATCATATTGTATCAGCTTACCATAGTCGTTTTTGGTAATCAAATCAATGCTAAAACCGGTTTTATCCGCCGCTTTCACAAATTTTTGAATAGCCTTTTCATTGGATGGCGGGTACTTATCATCGGGATTGATCAGGATCGCCAGATCGTATTTTTTACGTGACACATTACTTCCAAAAGTCTTTTTCCCTGCAAAGTGAGCTTGTAAGGAGGCATTCAGAAGAGGTTTATCCTCTTCAGGTACGTCAGCGTTATTCATTGGTCTGATATACTGAAGCAACCATTTTTTTTCTTTTTGAACAAAGCGGGCTTTCAGTAGTGGAGTCTGTAAAAGGTTAAAAAGGATGGAAGATACCTTTAAGAAATTCTCCTGCTTGGTTCTTCCCATGTAAATGCGCATTTCCACAGTTTTATCTTCCACCTGCTTGAATGCATCCTGAATCAGTTCATCAAAATCAAGGCTATCCTCACGAATCAAAGAAGGATAACGGAAATCTTGAATCACAGAAATACGCGGCATCACTTTGTGACCACGGGCCTCAGCAAGGAGCGACACATAATAGCCCAGGCTTTGGTACTGATAGGAGCGGCAAAAGTTGAGGATTTTAGTGTTTTTTGCTTTCAGTAATTGAGATTCTCCGAAATATTCAGCGGGAGTAATTACCTGAACGCCATCAATTTGAAATTTCCAGTTGTTTGGGTTTTCTGTTACGATAAGTTTAGACATGTTAACTTTTTTTCGGCTTAATAATCAATAAATTTGCATCATAAGTGACAATGCCCAGTAAGATGGCATTGATCAACCTGTCAATTGATACCTGATAATGTTGCACGGTATTGGCAACGGGATTAGGATTTAGTGGATCTGAAATGTATACCATACGAGTCTCTTTGTCATAGCCTTTGATCAATACAAAATGCCCACTAGGTTCACCTTTCACATCGTGGTATTGATTGGTTTCAGGAATCTCACGAGCACATTGGTACAAATAGGTAGCACTAAGACCTGTCAAAACAGGTATTTGTTTGACTAAATATTTTTTTAAAAGTTTGGGTGTTAATTCTTCATATAAAATCCTTCCTCCTAGCTGGAGAAAATGCAGATAAGCATCCGTGGCTTGTTTGATTCTCAATTGTCTTTTCAGCGATGCCTGTTGCCTTAATTTGATAGGTAAATTAATACCTTCAGCAAACCACGTAGGATCAAAAATATGCAGATTATAAGTGTAAATACTAGCCTGATATCCACGCTGTAGTGCATGTATACCCAGATACACGGCCAATGTGCCTCCGGTTTTTAGTTGTTGTACTTCTGCAATCACTGTCTCCATCTCAATATGATCCTGATAGTAGTTGTACAACGCATGCAGACAGGTAGGCCCGCAAGTAACATCATCGGGCTGAGGTCTGATATTGACTGTCATAACATGCTTTGCTTCATCCATACACTCTTCCGTATAATTTTAATACTTTGACGAAGGTGAAAGCAAAAG harbors:
- a CDS encoding carboxylate-amine ligase; this translates as MQKRKPLHLFQAYGVELEYMIVDKNTLNVKPIADELLKAAAGDYVDEFENGPVTWSNELVRHVIELKCSQPSADLWKLGQDFATNIRQINQLLTRFDAKLMPSAAHPWMNPAEETQLWPYGNKEIYETYDRIFNCKGHGWSNLQSTHLNLPFSGDDEFARLHAAIRVLMPIMPALTASSPILESQYTGKLDKRLDYYQQNQKRIPQITGRVIPEQAFNKADYQKLIYDPITQAAKPLDKDNVLEAVWLNSRGAIARFDRGSIEIRILDIQESPMADLAILNLITHVLKMLIEGKLIGLEEQQQWTVDSLYTIFQNIIQDAENTNIENIDYLSLFQWKGSSARAKQLWMHLYKLVQKQYPEAMQPWTSSLDTILLRGSLGSRILNLADGIYNRENLKLIYGELCDCLEENETFETWHPMPLS
- a CDS encoding C39 family peptidase encodes the protein MTVNIRPQPDDVTCGPTCLHALYNYYQDHIEMETVIAEVQQLKTGGTLAVYLGIHALQRGYQASIYTYNLHIFDPTWFAEGINLPIKLRQQASLKRQLRIKQATDAYLHFLQLGGRILYEELTPKLLKKYLVKQIPVLTGLSATYLYQCAREIPETNQYHDVKGEPSGHFVLIKGYDKETRMVYISDPLNPNPVANTVQHYQVSIDRLINAILLGIVTYDANLLIIKPKKS
- a CDS encoding RimK family protein, with protein sequence MSKLIVTENPNNWKFQIDGVQVITPAEYFGESQLLKAKNTKILNFCRSYQYQSLGYYVSLLAEARGHKVMPRISVIQDFRYPSLIREDSLDFDELIQDAFKQVEDKTVEMRIYMGRTKQENFLKVSSILFNLLQTPLLKARFVQKEKKWLLQYIRPMNNADVPEEDKPLLNASLQAHFAGKKTFGSNVSRKKYDLAILINPDDKYPPSNEKAIQKFVKAADKTGFSIDLITKNDYGKLIQYDALFIRETTNVNHHTFRFAKKGESEGLVVIDDSDSILKCTNKVYLNEVLQANQIPTPKSLIVRKETPVSALYDFGFPLVLKQPDSCFSKGVVKINSEPELVPALQSLFQSSELLIAQEFMPTSFDWRIGIINNEPLYICKYFMARNHWQIINWSNARDKDGKAETVAMKDAPDALIQTALKATKLIGNSLYGVDIKEVNGKYYVIEVNDNPSIDSGIEDKMIKDQLYLRIMDTLFQSVKSN